In one Methanobrevibacter sp. genomic region, the following are encoded:
- a CDS encoding DNA-3-methyladenine glycosylase I, protein MNKKRCDWVTDDEVYIRYHDEEWGVPTHDDRDLFELLVLESFQAGLSWITILKKRENFKRAFDNFDVVKVADYNEDKVNELRENEGIIRHKGKITSAINNAQVFIAIQKEFGSFDKYIWSFTDGNVIKHEYLTESELSKSISKDLKKRGMRFVGPTIIYSYLEAIGIIDNHQKYCFKF, encoded by the coding sequence ATGAATAAAAAGCGATGCGATTGGGTAACTGATGATGAAGTTTATATAAGATATCACGACGAAGAATGGGGAGTTCCAACCCATGATGATAGAGATTTATTTGAATTGCTGGTTTTGGAATCATTTCAAGCAGGATTATCATGGATTACCATTTTAAAAAAGCGTGAAAACTTCAAAAGAGCATTTGACAATTTTGATGTTGTGAAAGTGGCCGATTATAATGAGGATAAAGTTAATGAGTTAAGAGAAAATGAGGGGATAATCCGCCATAAAGGCAAAATTACTTCAGCCATCAACAATGCGCAAGTATTTATTGCAATTCAAAAAGAGTTCGGAAGCTTTGACAAATATATTTGGAGTTTTACTGATGGAAATGTTATAAAACATGAATATTTAACCGAATCAGAGTTATCTAAATCTATTTCAAAAGATTTAAAAAAGCGAGGAATGAGATTTGTAGGCCCAACAATAATCTATTCCTATCTTGAAGCTATTGGAATCATTGATAATCATCAAAAATATTGCTTTAAATTTTAA
- a CDS encoding nascent polypeptide-associated complex protein, giving the protein MIPGMNKKQMKQMERQMKKMGMKMEDLDGVREVIIRFDDKELIIDDPSVSLMNVMGQETYQVEGKAREVELEYEVEIPDEDVEMVANSANVSEDEARAALEECKGDLAEAIMKLNQ; this is encoded by the coding sequence ATGATACCTGGTATGAATAAAAAACAAATGAAACAAATGGAAAGACAAATGAAAAAGATGGGTATGAAGATGGAAGACCTTGACGGTGTTCGTGAAGTAATTATCCGTTTTGATGATAAAGAGTTAATCATCGATGATCCTAGTGTAAGTTTAATGAATGTAATGGGTCAGGAAACTTATCAAGTTGAAGGTAAAGCACGTGAAGTGGAACTTGAATATGAAGTAGAGATTCCTGATGAAGATGTTGAAATGGTGGCCAATAGCGCTAATGTTTCTGAAGATGAAGCAAGGGCTGCACTTGAAGAATGTAAAGGCGATTTAGCAGAAGCTATCATGAAATTAAATCAATAG
- the argJ gene encoding bifunctional ornithine acetyltransferase/N-acetylglutamate synthase: MSFIRNLDGGFSVIENLKVSGAKEGKYGVSIILCPDSNASAVFTTNKVVAAPVKYTKNVIKNGVVSAVFVNSGNANCFTGEQGFKDCETLVELVAKDLKIPVSEIAIASTGVIGREMPIDIISKVAYESLSKLGNGAENSLAAAKAIMTTDTFPKECAVEVTLTTGEAVKIAGITKGSGMIAPNMGTMLSFIVTDAVIPPKEINKALKQAVETSFNMIVVDGDESTNDTCLMMANGASGVEVIKDGEIDSNFQKALNYLCIDLAKKMARDGEGATKFIEANVFGAKDLNDARLAAKSIISSSLFKSAVFGGDPNWGRIVAAIGYSGCDLNPDIVTIAIADDADEVDLVKNGEILAFEGTPYLERAEKIMQSKNVIVNVDMDLGDGEATAWGCDLTYDYVKINAEYTT, encoded by the coding sequence ATGAGTTTTATTAGAAATCTAGATGGTGGATTTTCAGTAATTGAAAATCTTAAGGTGTCTGGAGCTAAAGAAGGGAAATATGGAGTAAGCATTATTCTTTGTCCGGATAGTAATGCTTCTGCAGTATTCACTACAAATAAAGTCGTTGCAGCTCCAGTTAAGTATACTAAGAATGTAATTAAAAACGGTGTTGTTTCTGCTGTTTTTGTAAATAGCGGTAATGCTAACTGCTTTACTGGTGAACAGGGGTTCAAAGATTGTGAAACCTTAGTTGAACTGGTTGCTAAAGATTTAAAAATACCAGTTAGTGAAATTGCAATAGCCTCAACAGGGGTTATTGGTCGTGAAATGCCTATTGATATCATCTCTAAAGTGGCTTACGAATCTCTTTCTAAATTAGGAAATGGGGCGGAGAATTCTCTTGCAGCTGCAAAAGCTATCATGACTACAGACACTTTTCCAAAAGAATGCGCTGTTGAAGTTACTTTGACAACTGGAGAGGCAGTTAAAATTGCTGGAATTACAAAAGGAAGTGGGATGATTGCCCCAAATATGGGAACAATGTTATCTTTTATTGTAACTGATGCAGTTATTCCTCCTAAGGAGATTAATAAGGCATTAAAACAGGCGGTTGAAACCAGCTTTAACATGATTGTTGTCGATGGTGATGAAAGTACTAATGACACTTGCTTGATGATGGCAAATGGGGCATCAGGTGTGGAAGTAATAAAAGATGGTGAAATTGATTCGAATTTCCAGAAAGCTTTAAATTATCTATGCATTGATTTGGCTAAAAAAATGGCTCGTGATGGTGAAGGAGCTACAAAATTCATAGAAGCAAATGTTTTTGGTGCAAAAGATTTAAATGATGCGCGTCTTGCTGCAAAATCCATTATATCATCAAGCCTTTTTAAGTCTGCAGTATTTGGCGGCGATCCAAATTGGGGCAGGATTGTTGCGGCAATTGGTTATTCAGGCTGTGATTTAAATCCCGACATTGTTACAATAGCTATTGCAGATGATGCCGATGAAGTGGATCTAGTTAAAAATGGTGAAATATTGGCATTTGAAGGAACTCCTTATCTTGAAAGAGCTGAAAAGATAATGCAGTCAAAAAATGTTATTGTAAATGTGGATATGGATTTAGGTGATGGTGAAGCAACCGCTTGGGGTTGTGATTTAACTTACGATTATGTTAAAATAAATGCAGAATACACCACATAA
- a CDS encoding metallophosphoesterase, translating to MTIIAHISDLHVSKSEFDEEMFMQAVSEINHLQPDMIILTGDVTEHGYHVEYKQATRYLAMFEAPLFAVPGNHDSRNLGYQSFEELIGERSWKLTLGEKFTVVGLDSSSPDENRGHIGAPQHMWLEHQLDECVINENFSIVALHHHVISIPQTGRERNVLSDAGDILKTLTTHEVDMVLSGHKHVPNIWRINDSIVVNAGSLCSSKLRGKNCNSYNVYNISDREIEIFLHNVGGEKFLFGKYPRNRL from the coding sequence ATGACAATCATTGCACATATCTCTGATTTGCATGTCAGCAAATCTGAATTTGATGAGGAAATGTTCATGCAAGCTGTAAGCGAGATAAATCACTTGCAGCCGGATATGATTATTTTAACAGGGGATGTCACGGAACATGGATATCATGTTGAATATAAACAAGCAACCAGATATCTTGCGATGTTTGAAGCACCTTTATTCGCTGTTCCTGGAAACCATGATTCTCGTAATTTAGGTTATCAAAGTTTTGAAGAATTGATAGGTGAGAGAAGTTGGAAATTGACATTAGGTGAAAAATTCACTGTTGTTGGCCTTGACAGTAGTTCTCCAGATGAGAATAGGGGCCATATTGGTGCTCCTCAGCATATGTGGTTAGAACATCAATTAGATGAATGTGTAATTAATGAAAATTTTTCTATTGTGGCCTTACATCACCATGTAATTTCCATACCTCAAACAGGTCGTGAACGTAATGTTTTATCTGATGCAGGCGATATTTTAAAGACATTAACCACTCATGAAGTGGACATGGTTTTATCAGGGCATAAACATGTTCCCAATATTTGGAGAATCAATGATTCTATTGTCGTTAATGCAGGTTCATTATGTTCTAGCAAGCTGAGAGGAAAAAATTGCAATTCTTATAATGTTTACAATATTTCAGATAGGGAAATTGAAATATTCCTCCATAATGTCGGTGGCGAAAAATTTTTATTTGGAAAATATCCAAGAAATAGATTATAA
- a CDS encoding class I SAM-dependent methyltransferase, with amino-acid sequence MMMPENGHRAHGFSSAFFLDSDEILKELDIQSDETFMDAGCGDGHNAIKVLEDYNHKGTVYAVDIYDASIEDMEAYKKENNVENLINIEADITEGIPGVEDSSIDIVLMVNVFHGFKASRKLDEAIEELKRIVSDDGKIVIMDYKAWDVPNGPPTKVRSSPDELEELFNRHGLKKIYLNEEIGEDIPEGKSHYLIMFKKD; translated from the coding sequence ATGATGATGCCGGAAAATGGACACAGAGCTCATGGATTTTCAAGCGCTTTCTTTTTGGATTCCGATGAGATTTTAAAAGAATTAGATATTCAGAGTGATGAAACTTTTATGGATGCTGGATGTGGCGATGGACACAATGCGATAAAAGTTTTGGAAGATTATAATCATAAAGGAACAGTTTATGCAGTAGATATTTATGATGCATCCATTGAAGATATGGAAGCATATAAGAAAGAAAACAATGTTGAAAATTTAATCAATATTGAAGCGGACATCACTGAAGGCATTCCTGGAGTTGAAGATTCTTCAATTGATATTGTATTGATGGTGAATGTTTTCCATGGTTTTAAAGCATCTAGAAAATTGGATGAAGCTATCGAAGAGCTTAAAAGAATAGTCTCTGATGACGGTAAAATAGTCATTATGGATTATAAGGCATGGGATGTTCCAAATGGACCTCCAACAAAAGTGAGAAGTTCTCCTGATGAGTTGGAAGAATTATTCAATAGGCATGGACTTAAAAAGATTTACTTGAATGAGGAAATAGGGGAAGACATTCCTGAAGGAAAGTCCCACTATTTAATAATGTTTAAGAAAGATTAG
- a CDS encoding Zc3h12a-like ribonuclease has product MKVVVDASNVAHYVKNENGQPKMANILAAVKALEEGEDEFVIIADASLRHEIDDKEKFSKLLESENVEEVPAGNDADHFILEIATNEKAKILSNDKFRDYAAEFRNISSMRIPFVIDNNRLTFGKPKQPKKDKNILQHICDEIIKELNFKRWEIYTGKEGLEISPLNIAKQAIIRIDNESNTESKLENIFSKIPMFNKIVEMVDDVEIAAPYVIFVLVHPKDYKLAVKNAGNISVTIADRLGLEKKPLIAVRNDLFTKPGNFELNILLADEVTENAPYNILVRVSAHDEVFIKRNSRNIASTIAGRLGSWKFPFVSVKPDMLLEKPGEFEIELEKGGSFDD; this is encoded by the coding sequence ATGAAAGTTGTCGTTGATGCTTCTAATGTAGCACACTATGTAAAAAACGAAAATGGCCAGCCAAAAATGGCTAATATTCTTGCTGCTGTTAAAGCATTAGAAGAAGGTGAAGATGAATTTGTAATTATTGCTGATGCATCACTCCGTCATGAAATTGATGATAAGGAAAAATTCTCAAAATTATTGGAAAGTGAGAATGTGGAAGAAGTTCCTGCTGGAAATGATGCAGATCATTTTATTCTTGAAATTGCCACTAATGAAAAAGCAAAAATTTTATCTAATGATAAATTTAGAGATTATGCTGCCGAATTTAGAAATATCTCTTCAATGAGGATTCCATTTGTGATAGATAATAATAGGCTCACATTCGGAAAACCAAAACAGCCTAAAAAAGACAAAAACATTCTTCAACACATTTGTGATGAAATTATTAAGGAATTAAACTTTAAAAGATGGGAAATCTATACAGGTAAAGAGGGATTGGAGATTTCTCCATTAAATATAGCTAAACAGGCTATTATCCGCATTGATAATGAGAGCAACACTGAATCTAAACTGGAAAACATCTTTTCAAAAATTCCAATGTTCAATAAAATTGTAGAAATGGTTGATGATGTTGAAATTGCCGCTCCTTATGTGATTTTTGTATTGGTTCATCCTAAAGATTACAAACTTGCCGTTAAAAATGCAGGCAATATTTCAGTCACTATAGCTGACAGATTAGGTCTTGAGAAAAAGCCTCTAATTGCAGTTCGTAATGATTTATTCACTAAACCAGGTAATTTTGAATTAAATATCTTGCTTGCGGATGAAGTGACTGAAAATGCGCCATATAATATTTTGGTTCGTGTAAGTGCTCATGATGAAGTATTCATTAAAAGAAACTCCAGAAATATTGCAAGTACTATAGCTGGTAGGCTTGGGTCATGGAAGTTTCCTTTTGTATCTGTTAAACCAGACATGCTTTTAGAAAAACCAGGTGAATTTGAGATAGAGCTGGAGAAGGGAGGATCATTTGATGACTAG
- a CDS encoding aldo/keto reductase encodes MTNLGFGMMRLPLLDENDFTKIDYNQVNQMVDAYMDAGFNHFDTAYIYHEGIGEIAFRKSVVERYPRDSFKIATKLPLFVITEESQLEPIFAEQLKNCGVDYFDYYMLHNVSGYTENAWKNVDLYSFINKKKEEGCIKHIGLSTHGNAEFLEEILFEHPELEFVLLQINYLDWEDEGIESRKCLEVARKYGKPVMIMEPYKGGFLADVPEEAEKIMKEYDSDRSVVSWAMRFVANLDACVVLTGASSLEQLEDNIKEFENANPLNDAELKILEEVSEIINSNITVDCTKCRYCVDACSEDIDIAKLFDLYNKHKMQGENDWTQYGNAYLNYSKLPDVGIASDCIECEVCIEECPQQINIPEVLKDVAKTFETEGYGFTD; translated from the coding sequence ATGACAAATTTGGGCTTTGGGATGATGAGGCTTCCGCTATTGGATGAAAATGACTTTACAAAGATTGACTATAATCAAGTTAACCAGATGGTTGATGCATATATGGATGCAGGTTTTAATCACTTTGACACTGCATATATTTATCATGAGGGAATAGGCGAGATTGCATTTAGGAAAAGCGTAGTTGAAAGATATCCTCGCGATTCATTTAAGATAGCTACTAAATTGCCTTTATTTGTAATTACTGAAGAATCGCAATTGGAACCAATATTCGCTGAACAACTTAAAAATTGTGGTGTTGATTACTTTGATTATTATATGTTGCATAATGTAAGTGGATATACGGAAAACGCATGGAAAAATGTTGATTTGTACTCATTCATCAATAAGAAAAAAGAAGAGGGATGCATTAAGCATATAGGATTGTCCACACATGGAAATGCCGAATTTTTGGAAGAAATTTTATTCGAACATCCCGAATTAGAATTTGTCCTGCTCCAGATAAATTATCTTGACTGGGAAGATGAAGGAATAGAATCTAGGAAATGTTTGGAAGTTGCAAGAAAATACGGCAAACCTGTAATGATAATGGAACCTTATAAAGGCGGATTTTTAGCTGATGTGCCTGAAGAAGCGGAGAAAATCATGAAAGAATATGATTCTGATAGGTCTGTCGTTTCTTGGGCGATGAGATTTGTAGCTAATCTGGATGCATGTGTTGTTTTAACTGGAGCCAGTAGTCTGGAACAGCTTGAAGACAATATCAAAGAATTCGAGAATGCAAATCCGTTAAATGATGCTGAATTGAAAATTCTAGAGGAAGTTTCAGAGATAATTAACAGTAACATTACAGTGGACTGTACAAAATGCAGATACTGCGTTGATGCTTGCTCTGAAGACATTGACATTGCCAAACTCTTCGATTTATACAATAAGCATAAAATGCAGGGAGAAAACGATTGGACACAGTATGGAAATGCATATTTAAATTATTCTAAGCTTCCGGATGTTGGAATAGCTTCAGATTGTATAGAATGTGAGGTCTGCATTGAAGAATGCCCTCAGCAAATCAATATTCCTGAAGTCTTGAAAGATGTTGCAAAAACATTCGAAACTGAAGGTTATGGATTCACAGATTAA
- a CDS encoding glutamate synthase-related protein: protein MIYKCTICGHIHNEEATGILLNELDECPICKQDISKFVEVENSKSSENIEINTELAYDKNYAKSDKDIRAMDAIHQMAITGESIVAAMYTELPMPNWDDILLLGCQLNPQPLESDVEVNAQTIIGKNAKKPLVIESPIYITHMSFGALSRETKIALAKGSAAVKTAQCSGEGGILTEEMENAYKYIFEYVPNKYSVTDDNLRNADAIEIKIGQSTKPGLGGQLQGEKVTPEIADVRGKPVGEDIHSPATIPEVNSKEDLKELVKELRQCSDGRPIGLKFAAGRIEDDLEHVIYAEPDFITIDGRGGSTGASPKLIRDSTSVPTIYALSRARRFLDEHGSDIDLTITGGLRVSSDFAKALAMGANAVAVGTGAMIAAACQQYKICDTGECPVGVATQDDELRKRLKIDVSAKRVENYLKVSTEELKTFARITGHDDVHDLNIDDLCTTNSEISDFTDIKHV, encoded by the coding sequence ATGATATACAAATGTACAATTTGTGGTCACATACATAACGAAGAAGCAACCGGAATACTTTTAAATGAGCTAGATGAATGTCCAATATGCAAACAGGACATTTCCAAATTCGTTGAGGTTGAAAATTCCAAATCCAGTGAAAATATAGAGATAAACACAGAATTAGCTTATGATAAGAATTATGCAAAAAGCGATAAAGACATAAGGGCAATGGATGCAATTCATCAGATGGCCATTACAGGTGAAAGCATTGTTGCTGCAATGTATACTGAACTTCCAATGCCAAACTGGGATGATATTTTGCTTTTAGGTTGTCAGCTAAATCCACAACCCTTGGAAAGCGATGTCGAGGTAAATGCCCAAACAATAATTGGAAAAAATGCCAAAAAGCCATTAGTCATTGAAAGTCCAATCTATATAACTCACATGTCTTTCGGTGCTCTTTCAAGGGAAACTAAAATCGCTCTTGCAAAAGGCAGTGCAGCCGTTAAAACCGCTCAATGCAGTGGTGAGGGAGGAATATTAACAGAAGAGATGGAAAATGCATATAAATATATTTTTGAATATGTTCCAAATAAATACTCGGTTACAGATGATAATCTAAGGAATGCAGATGCAATTGAGATAAAGATTGGCCAATCTACAAAACCTGGTCTTGGAGGTCAGCTTCAGGGTGAAAAGGTTACTCCGGAGATTGCAGATGTGAGGGGAAAGCCTGTTGGTGAGGATATTCATTCTCCGGCAACAATACCCGAGGTCAATTCAAAAGAGGATTTAAAGGAATTGGTTAAGGAGTTAAGGCAATGTTCTGATGGACGGCCAATAGGTTTGAAATTTGCAGCAGGCCGGATTGAAGATGATTTGGAGCATGTGATATATGCAGAGCCTGATTTCATTACAATTGACGGGCGTGGAGGATCAACCGGTGCAAGTCCAAAATTGATTAGGGATTCAACATCCGTTCCAACAATTTACGCTCTTTCAAGGGCTCGCAGGTTCTTGGATGAACATGGAAGTGATATTGATTTAACAATAACTGGGGGTTTGCGGGTATCCTCTGATTTTGCAAAGGCTCTGGCTATGGGTGCAAATGCAGTTGCTGTCGGAACAGGGGCAATGATTGCGGCCGCTTGTCAACAGTATAAGATCTGTGATACTGGAGAGTGTCCGGTTGGTGTTGCAACTCAAGATGATGAGTTGAGAAAAAGATTAAAAATAGATGTTTCAGCTAAAAGGGTTGAAAACTATCTTAAGGTATCCACTGAAGAGTTAAAAACCTTTGCAAGAATCACTGGACATGATGATGTGCATGATTTAAATATTGATGATTTGTGCACTACCAACTCTGAAATATCGGATTTCACGGATATTAAACATGTTTAA
- a CDS encoding ATP-binding cassette domain-containing protein, with translation MYLEIENLNVDLGEFHLKDISFEIEKGEYVVLIGPTGSGKSVLLETIIGFYQPDSGTVKLDGNVLNDVPPEERNIGIVYQDHVLFPNMNVYDNIAYGLRKDKSLSKEEIDKKVKNIAETMNISHILHRDILTLSGGESQRTALARALIVGPDIILMDEPFSALDVTTQAKLTSLIKDIGAKYETTFLHVTHNFNDVWNLADKVGVMKDGILHQLDYINKVFSKPANDFVASFVGVNNIFDGEIINTKQNSVTVKLNENIEIQSTDDEYCNLASHEVIGENVLVAIRPENIIFAKSTFESSARNQLKGKITKINESGPIVNVETDVEGILFKGILTRNSFENLDLNMGSDVYLIFKSVNVNILDSYNTFKLS, from the coding sequence ATGTATTTGGAAATTGAGAACTTAAATGTTGATCTTGGTGAGTTTCACCTAAAGGATATTAGTTTTGAAATTGAAAAGGGAGAATATGTAGTTTTAATCGGCCCTACCGGTTCTGGAAAATCTGTCCTACTTGAAACGATAATTGGATTTTATCAACCCGATTCAGGAACTGTAAAACTTGATGGAAATGTGTTAAATGATGTTCCTCCAGAAGAAAGAAACATTGGTATCGTATATCAGGACCATGTATTGTTCCCGAATATGAATGTTTATGACAATATTGCATATGGTCTGAGAAAGGACAAGTCTTTATCAAAAGAGGAAATAGACAAAAAAGTAAAAAACATTGCAGAAACAATGAATATTTCACATATTCTTCATAGGGACATATTAACGTTAAGTGGTGGAGAATCTCAAAGGACTGCCCTTGCACGCGCACTCATAGTTGGGCCTGATATTATTTTGATGGATGAACCTTTCTCTGCATTGGATGTGACAACACAGGCAAAACTAACATCCTTGATTAAAGACATAGGTGCGAAGTATGAAACAACATTTCTTCATGTGACTCATAACTTTAATGACGTATGGAACTTAGCAGATAAGGTGGGGGTCATGAAAGATGGCATTCTTCATCAATTGGACTATATCAATAAAGTGTTTTCAAAGCCGGCAAATGATTTTGTGGCTAGTTTTGTAGGTGTAAACAATATCTTTGATGGAGAAATAATAAACACCAAACAAAATTCCGTTACAGTGAAATTAAATGAAAATATTGAAATTCAAAGTACTGATGATGAATATTGTAACTTGGCATCCCATGAAGTTATTGGAGAAAATGTTTTAGTTGCAATTAGGCCTGAAAATATAATTTTTGCAAAATCCACATTCGAATCATCTGCAAGAAACCAACTTAAAGGTAAGATTACTAAAATAAATGAATCAGGACCTATTGTTAATGTTGAAACTGATGTTGAAGGCATATTATTTAAAGGAATTTTAACAAGAAATTCATTTGAAAATCTTGATTTAAACATGGGTAGTGATGTGTATTTAATCTTTAAATCAGTTAATGTAAATATCTTAGATAGTTATAATACATTTAAACTATCTTAA
- a CDS encoding ABC transporter permease, which yields MRSKFEISFISITVIITLILFLVIGSMFLVTTPEGFVKSLFSHELAYSIWLTISTSLISATLVILCCIPMAYSLTRFDFPGKWFFRIILDIPMALPEIVVGIALLMFLGNYGIGGWLDDLGIKLVFNSVGIIIAEFLVALPYAIKMLHSTFNYIDPRYEFVSRSLGYSDVDTFFNITLPLSKQGLFATIIITIARCIGTFAAVLFVGGGILQKTDTLSITMYLHLSTGNMDLAITAGIILVIISVITIAIMEKYAPETYNHR from the coding sequence ATGCGTTCAAAATTTGAAATCTCATTTATTTCCATAACTGTAATTATTACTTTAATTTTATTTTTAGTCATTGGAAGCATGTTTTTGGTGACAACCCCTGAAGGTTTTGTAAAATCTTTATTCTCACATGAGCTTGCTTATTCTATCTGGTTAACCATCTCCACATCTTTAATATCTGCGACTTTAGTTATTCTTTGCTGCATTCCAATGGCATATAGTTTAACTAGATTTGATTTTCCGGGAAAATGGTTTTTTAGAATAATTTTAGATATCCCTATGGCTCTTCCAGAGATTGTTGTGGGTATTGCTCTTTTAATGTTTTTGGGAAACTATGGGATTGGGGGTTGGTTAGATGATTTGGGAATTAAGCTTGTGTTTAATAGCGTTGGTATAATTATAGCCGAGTTTTTGGTTGCTCTTCCATATGCAATTAAAATGTTGCATTCGACATTTAATTATATTGACCCCAGATATGAATTTGTTTCAAGAAGTTTAGGTTACAGTGATGTGGATACTTTCTTTAATATTACGCTCCCTCTTTCTAAACAAGGTTTATTTGCAACTATCATTATTACAATTGCAAGATGCATAGGCACTTTTGCAGCAGTGCTTTTTGTTGGTGGGGGCATATTGCAAAAAACGGATACATTATCAATTACAATGTATTTGCATTTATCTACAGGAAATATGGACTTGGCGATTACTGCAGGCATTATTTTAGTAATAATATCAGTTATTACAATTGCCATTATGGAGAAATATGCTCCTGAAACTTATAATCATAGGTGA
- a CDS encoding class I SAM-dependent methyltransferase yields MEHKHHGKSSATFLNSDEIIKELNFKGNETFMDVGCGDGYISLKAIDEYLPEGTVYAVDIYDKAIEDLKEYKSEKNIENLIPIEADITKGISLIDDDSIDVILMLNVFHGFKESEIRADVIEELKRLIKNDGKIAIMEFKPIEMQKGPPVDIRVSHFELEELFVKHGLKKVYLNVDIGEKIPEGKSHYIIIFQKE; encoded by the coding sequence ATGGAACATAAGCATCATGGAAAGTCAAGTGCGACCTTTCTAAACTCTGATGAGATTATTAAAGAATTGAATTTCAAAGGCAATGAAACATTTATGGATGTTGGCTGCGGTGATGGTTATATTTCACTTAAAGCAATCGATGAATATCTTCCGGAGGGAACCGTTTATGCGGTGGATATTTATGATAAGGCTATTGAAGATTTAAAAGAGTATAAAAGTGAAAAAAATATCGAAAACTTAATTCCGATTGAAGCGGACATCACTAAAGGAATATCCTTAATTGATGATGATTCAATCGATGTTATTTTAATGCTTAATGTATTCCATGGTTTTAAGGAATCAGAAATTAGAGCTGATGTGATAGAAGAACTTAAAAGACTAATAAAGAATGATGGAAAAATTGCCATCATGGAATTCAAGCCGATTGAAATGCAAAAAGGACCTCCAGTTGATATTAGAGTTTCTCATTTTGAACTAGAGGAGCTATTTGTTAAGCATGGTCTTAAAAAAGTTTACTTGAACGTGGACATTGGTGAGAAAATTCCTGAAGGCAAGTCCCATTATATCATAATATTTCAAAAGGAGTAA
- the modA gene encoding molybdate ABC transporter substrate-binding protein, translating into MENKKIFMIGVIIAVIAVIGIAYFTGAFGNTNGGSNETGSITVYAGAGFSELGDDLVEEFNKKYPNIEVNMRYGGSGELFSTMETQRDGDVFFPAAYKYMGEAIENGYVENDTVKNVTKNIPVIIVQPGNPKNITGIEDLARDDVKVGLGDPEGPAIGKSSQEILNKSNVTVDPTVTTTTVNQLVTYITSGEIDATIVWKAMTTWSDNQGKFDVIEIPEDQNKISTIPIAVTTFTEDEDSSHAFVDFVTNDPDAHALFEKWGYELL; encoded by the coding sequence ATGGAGAATAAGAAAATATTTATGATTGGGGTTATCATAGCAGTCATTGCGGTTATAGGCATTGCTTACTTTACAGGAGCATTTGGAAATACCAATGGGGGTTCTAATGAAACGGGCTCCATTACTGTGTATGCAGGAGCGGGTTTTTCAGAACTTGGGGACGATTTGGTAGAGGAATTTAATAAAAAATATCCTAATATTGAAGTAAACATGAGGTATGGTGGAAGTGGTGAACTGTTCTCCACCATGGAAACTCAAAGAGACGGGGATGTTTTCTTCCCAGCTGCATACAAATACATGGGCGAAGCTATAGAAAACGGCTATGTTGAAAATGACACTGTAAAAAATGTAACCAAGAACATTCCGGTTATTATTGTACAACCTGGAAATCCTAAAAACATCACCGGAATAGAGGATTTGGCGAGAGATGATGTGAAAGTTGGTTTAGGAGATCCTGAAGGCCCAGCTATTGGCAAGTCTTCACAGGAAATTTTAAATAAATCTAATGTTACTGTTGATCCTACAGTGACAACAACCACAGTCAATCAACTTGTAACTTACATTACTTCCGGCGAGATTGACGCTACAATCGTCTGGAAAGCAATGACTACATGGTCTGATAATCAGGGTAAATTTGATGTGATTGAAATTCCTGAAGACCAAAACAAGATAAGTACCATTCCTATTGCGGTTACAACATTTACTGAAGATGAGGACTCTTCCCATGCATTTGTGGACTTTGTAACTAACGATCCGGATGCACATGCTTTATTTGAAAAATGGGGATATGAATTATTATAA